The genomic DNA ATCTTGCAAAAAATGTAGAATGTGAGCGTTGTAAGGGAAGCGGGGCTGAACTAAAGACAGAAATGAAAAGATGCCCTTCGTGTGGAGGCCAGGGTACAGTCAAAGAAGTAAAAAGAACGATTCTCGGAACATTTGCAAAAACAAGTACTTGTCCTCAGTGTTTTGGCAAGGGCGAAATTCCAGAAAAGAAATGTCAAAAATGTGGTGGAGAGGGCAGGTTAAGAGAAACAGAAAAAATTTTAGTTTCAATTCCTGCTGGGGTTTCTGACGGAGAAACGCTAAAAATAGAAGGCAAGGGTGAAGCAGGCGGGAGAATGGCAAAATCAGGGGATCTTTATGTAAGATTCTACGTTGCAGAACATTCCAAGTTTAAAAGAAGAGGAGATGATATTTATTATGAACTTGATGCTAGTTTTTCAGAGGCCTCTCTTGGAATAAAAAAAGATGTACCTACTTTAGCAGGAGAGATTGAACTTAAGGTTCCTGCTGGAACTCAAAATGGAAAATTGTTAAGATTAAAAGGTATGGGCATCCCACATCTTCATGGAAGAGGAAAAGGCGATATGTATGTTAAAATAAATGTTAAAACCCCTTCAAAATTGACAAGAAAACAAAAAAAGATTATAGAAGATTTGAAAAAAGAAGGACTTTAAATTAATACGGAGGCGTGGCTTCGGCCCAAGGCCGACCAGCCTAGGGCTGGGAGTAGATAGAAATTATTATGTTTTATGTATATATCTTAAAGAGTTCCAGAAATGGTAAACTATATAAGGGAGTTACTGATGATTTAAAAAGAAGGATAAAAGAGCATAATTTGGGAAATTCAGTTTTTACAAAAAACAATGGTCCGTGGCATCTTATATATTACGAAGCGTTTATTTCAAAAAAAGATGCGAAAAGAGAAGAGTTGTTTTTAAAATCAGGCAGAGGAAAAGAGAGAATAAGATATTTATTACAAGATATAAAATAAACAAGGAAGGGTGGCTGAGTGGTTTAAAGCAACGGGTTGCTAACCCGTGCCGCTTAAACAGCGGCTCGTGGGTTCAAATCCCACCCCTTCCGCTTTAGTGAGCTTTACGGGACATTTCATTTTTAAGATTTTTGGAGGGGTGCCAGAGCGGCCGAATGGGATGGTCTTGAAAACCATTGTGGCAGCAATGTCACCGGGGGTTCGAATCCCTCCCCCTCCGCCATCCTTCGCTAAAGCTACGGAATGGCTATTTTGTAGATTTGGCGAGGATTTTTGGGAGTAAATTGGTATTCCGAAATCTTGATGAAGGATACCTCCCCCTCCGCAGATTTTTCAAAAACATGCAGAACAAAAAATTTATAGTTATATTAATAATATTGTCGTTGGTTTTTGGTTTTAGTGGAGCTATATTAGGTATAAAACTTTATCCATCAATTTTTCCTACGACTCAAAATATCGAAACAACAACAGCTAAAGTTTCAACAAGTGAAGAGAAAGCAGTTATAAATACCGTAAAGAAAGTATCTCCCGCAGTGGTTAGTGTAATTTTAACAAAAGATGTTCCGGTCTTTGAAGAATATTGGTCCTCTCCTTATCAGTTTCTTCCAGAATACAGACAGAAAGGAACTAAAGAGCAGCAAGTTGGAGGAGGGACTGGATTTATTATTTCATCCGATGGCATGATTTTAACTAATAAACATGTAGTTTCAACAGAAGGAGTTGATTACACAGTTGTTTTATCCGACGGGAAGAAATATTCAGCAGAGATTTTAGCAAGAGATCCTTCGCAAGATATCGCAGTTTTAAAAATAAAAGCCAAAAATCTTACAACAGTAAAGCTGGGAGATTCAGATAAAATTCAGGTTGGGCAGAGTGTAATTGCAATCGGATACGCCCTTGGAGAATTTCAAAATACTGTTTCGGTTGGAGTGGTGTCTGGAATAGGAAGAACTATTACAGCAGGAAATTTAACTTCAGCCCAAACAGAAGAATTGCAGGAACTTATTCAGACAGATGCTGCAATTAATTCAGGAAATTCGGGAGGGCCGCTTTTAAATCTATCAGGCGAGGTTATTGGAATAAACACTGCTATGGCCTCGGGCGCTGAGAATATTGGTTTTTCAATACCAATAAATAGCATTAAAAATGCCATTAGCGAGGTAGAGAAAACAGGAAAGATATCTTATCCATTTTTGGGAGTAAACCACACAATTATAAATGACACAATAAAAAAAGAGCAAAATTTATCAGTAAATTACGGAGCATTAGTTATAAAGGATAATAATGGAATCGCTGTGGTATCTGGGAGTGCCGCAGAAAAAGCAGGGCTTCGAGAAAACGATATTATTTTAGAAATCAATGGAAAAAAAATAACAGAAAAAAATACATTAAGTAAAGTTATTCTTTCTTATAAAGTTGGCGATAAAATTAAATTAAAAGTTTTAAGAAACGGGAAACAAATCTTTCTTGGAGTTACACTTCAAGAAAAACAATAATTTGTAATCCGCCTACGTTAAAACTTCGGCGGGATGCAAGAATTTATAATTTACTTCAATTTTATTTAATAAAATTAAACTAAAATAATTATCTAACATGGACGGTCAAAATTTTACAATTAAAGCGCAGGAAGCAATTCAGAGAGCCCAGGAGATAGCAAGTGGAAAGCAACATCAACAGATAGATGTTTTGCATTTATTTGCGGCTTTGTTAGAGGATGAAAAAGGGTTTGTAAATGTAATTTTAAGAAGGCTTGGTAAGGACGTTTCTCAAATAAAGTCCAAAACAGATGATTTTTTACTTGCTTTGCCAAGAGTTTTTGGGCAGTCTTCTTTGGGGCAAGTTTATCTGACTCAAGATTTTGCAAGAGTTATGGATAGAGCAAAGAGTGAGGCAAAAGAAATGGGAGACGAATTTATTTCGGTTGAACATTTGTTTTTGGGTATTATTGGAAGTAGCAGCAGGGTGAAAGAAATTCTTGTAGATGTAAGTCACGATGATGTTTTGAAGGTAATTAAAGATATAAGAGGTGGACAAAAAGTTACTGATCAGACGCCAGAGGCAAAGTATCAGGTAATTGATAAATTCTCAAGAAATCTTACCAAAGAAGCCCGTGAAAAAAAATTAGATCCTGTTATTGGCAGGGAAGAAGAAATAAGGAGAGTAATCCAGGTTATCTCAAGACGAACAAAAAATAACCCTGTTTTAATTGGAGAGGCAGGAGTTGGTAA from Candidatus Paceibacterota bacterium includes the following:
- the dnaJ gene encoding molecular chaperone DnaJ, with amino-acid sequence MAKDYYQVLGVSSGASQEEIKKAFHKLAHEHHPDKGGDSTKFKEINEAYQVLGNKEKRAQYDQFGSTFDQAGFQGGQNPFSQAGFDFNNFGGNFDNSIFEDIFEGFFGGASPFSSRKRERKEKDIAVDVKITLEEVLNGVEKEINLAKNVECERCKGSGAELKTEMKRCPSCGGQGTVKEVKRTILGTFAKTSTCPQCFGKGEIPEKKCQKCGGEGRLRETEKILVSIPAGVSDGETLKIEGKGEAGGRMAKSGDLYVRFYVAEHSKFKRRGDDIYYELDASFSEASLGIKKDVPTLAGEIELKVPAGTQNGKLLRLKGMGIPHLHGRGKGDMYVKINVKTPSKLTRKQKKIIEDLKKEGL
- a CDS encoding GIY-YIG nuclease family protein, which translates into the protein MFYVYILKSSRNGKLYKGVTDDLKRRIKEHNLGNSVFTKNNGPWHLIYYEAFISKKDAKREELFLKSGRGKERIRYLLQDIK
- a CDS encoding trypsin-like peptidase domain-containing protein, with product MQNKKFIVILIILSLVFGFSGAILGIKLYPSIFPTTQNIETTTAKVSTSEEKAVINTVKKVSPAVVSVILTKDVPVFEEYWSSPYQFLPEYRQKGTKEQQVGGGTGFIISSDGMILTNKHVVSTEGVDYTVVLSDGKKYSAEILARDPSQDIAVLKIKAKNLTTVKLGDSDKIQVGQSVIAIGYALGEFQNTVSVGVVSGIGRTITAGNLTSAQTEELQELIQTDAAINSGNSGGPLLNLSGEVIGINTAMASGAENIGFSIPINSIKNAISEVEKTGKISYPFLGVNHTIINDTIKKEQNLSVNYGALVIKDNNGIAVVSGSAAEKAGLRENDIILEINGKKITEKNTLSKVILSYKVGDKIKLKVLRNGKQIFLGVTLQEKQ